The Corynebacterium halotolerans YIM 70093 = DSM 44683 region CGGCCGATCGCGCCGCCGGCGGTGGACAACAGGGCCTTCTTCATGGAGCGGGACTTGGCGTCGAAGATGGGGAAGTCGACGCAGGCGTTGTAGGTGTCGATGGATACCAAGACGGGACCTTCCGGATTAGACCCAGTAGCTGACGCGGAAGCGCCACTGCCGCATGGCCAGCAACGCGAGAATGAGACCGACCGCGGTGAATCCCAGGACCACCCACCAGTGGTGTGCCGACACGTCAGTGCCGATCATCGGGCCACGCACGATCTCCAGGTAGTGGTAGAGCGGGTTGAGCTGCGCGAGGTTGGCGCGGGTGTCCAGGCCCTGGATGTTCTGCTCCAGCGTGGAGGTCATCCAGACGATCGGCGTGACGTAGAACAGCAATTGCGTGCCGGCCTCCAGCAGGGGCGAGACGTCACGGAATCGGGTGGCCACGATGCCGAAGAACATGGCCACCCAGACGCCGTTGACGATCAACAGGGCCATCGCCGGCAGCGCCAGCAGCACCTCCCAACCCAGGTTCCGGGGGAAGATGAGCATGAGAATGACCCAGATGACCAGGTTGTGGCAGAGGAACAGGAATTGTTTCCACACCAGCCGGTAGACGTGCACCGACAACGCCGAGGGCAGCTGTTTGATCAGTCCCTCATTGTCGATGAAGATGTCCGCGCCCTCCTTGATGCAGCCGGAGATGAACCCCCAGATGATCAGGCCCACGGTGACGTGCGGCAGGAACTCCGCCAGCGGGATCTCGAAGAGCACGGAGTACAGCAGACCGAGCGCCAGGGCCATGACGCCGGTGGCGATGGTGATCCACAGTGGGCCGAGGGTGGAGCGCCGGTAGCGCTGCTTGATGTCCTGCCAGCCGAGCTGCAGCCACAGCTCGTGCTGGCCGAACCCGCTGACGAGGTCGTCCCAGGCGGCGCGGAAGGTCTTCGACTTGGAGTCGGGCACGGTGGAACCACCGGTACCGGTCATCCGTTCGATGTCGGCCCGGAGGTCCTTGATGTGGGCTTGTTCCTGCACACCGATCACCCTAGCCGCCCACCGGCCCCGAGCCGGAAACCACCACGGAGGCGGTATTCGGTTGAGCAGGGACCGGCGGTATATTCACAGGGGTGGTGATCACCTGCCCCGCCCCCACCGGCAGACCGTCTGGCCTGCGATGATGTTGGTCGGGGGCATTGGTGCGTCGGTGGGGAGCAGAAGGCATACTTGATGGGCGTGCCGGTAGGCGGCGCGTGAGGGAGGTAAGCAGTGGAGTACGACGTCGCCCGGGTTCGGGGGCTCTACGTCTCGCTCAGCGACGGTTGGACCTATCTCAACGCGCACGCCTGCCCGCAGATCCCGGAGCGTGTCTCGGCGTCGGTGGCCCGCTCCTTCCGCTTGTCGACGGCCGTCGCGGACCTGGAGGCGGCCACCGGCTCGCACTCGCGGGTGCAGCGCCCCGGCCGGCTCGAGGGCGAGTCCTTCATCGACGCCGCGCGCTTCGCCGTCGCGGATCTGGTCGGCGCGGGACCGGAGCGGGTCGTGCTCGGCCCGAGCCTCGAGGTCCTCTACCACTCGCTGGCCCGCGCGATGCGCCCCCTGCTGCGCACCACCTCCTCGGTGGTGCTCAGCCACCTCGACCCACCGACACTGTCCATGCCGTTCACGGGTGTCGGCGCGGAGGTGCGCTGGGCGCAGCCGGATCTGGGTACCGGGGAGTTGCCGGGCTGGCAGTACAACGACCTGGTCGACGGCTCCACCCGCCTGGTGGCGATATCGGCGGCGCACGAGCTGCTCGGCACGCTCGCGCCCGTCACCGAGATCACCGAGGTCACCCGCTCCCGCTCGCGCGCGTGGGTGCTGGTCGACGCCTCCGCCTACGCGCCGTACCGCCCCGTCGAGGTGGATGACTGGGACGCCGACATCGTCGCCGTGGACCTGGCCAAGCTGGGTGGTCCGGCGCTGTCCGCGCTGGTCTTCCGCGATCCGGCGATGTTCCGGCGGCTGGAGTCGCTGAACCCGGGGGTGGGTCCGAAGGCCGCCACCGCCGCGAAGCTGGAGACCCCGGTCTCGTCGGGGCTGGCGGGCGGCGTGCCGACGATCGTCGACCACCTCGCGGACCTGGTGGAGACCTCCGGCACCCGCCCCACGCGCCGCCACCGTCTCGAGCACTCCATGACCGAACTCGCCGACTACCTCGACGACCTCAACGAGGACCTGTACACCTTCCTCGGCACCCTGCCGGCGGTGCACATCCTGGGCGTGACCGGGGAGGCCGCCGCCGGGGGGCCGGCGGAGCGGCTGCCGCGGTTGTCGTTCGCGGTGCGCGGCGTGCCGGCGGAGACGGTGCACCAGCGACTGTTCGACAACGGGCTGGTCACCACCATCGCGCCGATGACGCCGCTGCTCACGGAGATGGGTGTCGGCGAGATCGGTGGGGCCGTGACGGTGGCACTCAGCCCCTTCAACAACCGGCACGACATCGAACATCTCATCCGCGTCGTCGCGTCGCTGGCCTGAGCCCGGCCCGGGCCCGGCCTA contains the following coding sequences:
- a CDS encoding ABC transporter permease codes for the protein MQEQAHIKDLRADIERMTGTGGSTVPDSKSKTFRAAWDDLVSGFGQHELWLQLGWQDIKQRYRRSTLGPLWITIATGVMALALGLLYSVLFEIPLAEFLPHVTVGLIIWGFISGCIKEGADIFIDNEGLIKQLPSALSVHVYRLVWKQFLFLCHNLVIWVILMLIFPRNLGWEVLLALPAMALLIVNGVWVAMFFGIVATRFRDVSPLLEAGTQLLFYVTPIVWMTSTLEQNIQGLDTRANLAQLNPLYHYLEIVRGPMIGTDVSAHHWWVVLGFTAVGLILALLAMRQWRFRVSYWV
- a CDS encoding aminotransferase class V-fold PLP-dependent enzyme encodes the protein MEYDVARVRGLYVSLSDGWTYLNAHACPQIPERVSASVARSFRLSTAVADLEAATGSHSRVQRPGRLEGESFIDAARFAVADLVGAGPERVVLGPSLEVLYHSLARAMRPLLRTTSSVVLSHLDPPTLSMPFTGVGAEVRWAQPDLGTGELPGWQYNDLVDGSTRLVAISAAHELLGTLAPVTEITEVTRSRSRAWVLVDASAYAPYRPVEVDDWDADIVAVDLAKLGGPALSALVFRDPAMFRRLESLNPGVGPKAATAAKLETPVSSGLAGGVPTIVDHLADLVETSGTRPTRRHRLEHSMTELADYLDDLNEDLYTFLGTLPAVHILGVTGEAAAGGPAERLPRLSFAVRGVPAETVHQRLFDNGLVTTIAPMTPLLTEMGVGEIGGAVTVALSPFNNRHDIEHLIRVVASLA